A window of Micromonospora sp. WMMC415 genomic DNA:
CGACGAGATCCTGCGGCTGGAGGCGCCGGTGCACTTCCTGGCCCGGGCCGCGCCGCGCGACGCCGTACTCGGCGGCGTGCCGATCGCCCGCGACCAGAACGTCCTGCTCGTCCTCGCCGCGGCCAACCGCGACCCGGCCCGTTTTCCCGACCCGGACCGCTTCGACCCGCGCCGCCCCGGCCCGCCGTCGCTGGCGTTCGGCATCGGCCCGCACTACTGCCTCGGCGCCGCCGTGTCCCGCCTGGAGGGGCGGCTGGCGCTGCCCCGGCTGCTGTCCCGCTTCCCCCGGCTGCGCATCGAGGAGCCACCGACCTACAGCGGCAGCCTGTTCCTGCGCGGCATCGACAAGCTCCTGGTCGACACCGGGGGAGAGGAGCGACCGTGAGCCTGCATCCCCAGGCCGAGGCGTACCGGGCCGCCCGGGCGGCCGCCGGCACGCCACCGCTGTACACCCAGACCCTCGCCGAGGCGCGCGCCGCCGACCTCGCCGCGATCCGCGCCGGCTCCGGCGTGGTCGAACCGGTGCACGAGGTACGCGACACGCACGTTCCCGGCCCGGCGGGCGACGTGCCGGTCCGGATCCACCGCCCGGCCGGCCCGGGACCGCTGCCCACCCTGCTCTGGTTCTTCGGCGGCGGGTGGACGCTGGGCAGCGTCGACACCGCCGACGGGATCTGCCGGCGGCTGGCCAACGCCGTGCCGTGCCAGGTGGTCACCGTCGGCTACCGGCTCGCCCCCGAGGCCCCGTTCCCGGCGGCCGTGCACGACTGCCACGCGGCGCTCCGTTTCGTCGCCGCGCACCCGGTGGAGTTCGGCGCCGACCCGGAGCGCCTCGCCGTCGGCGGGGACAGCGCGGGCGGGAACCTCGCCGCCGCGGTCACCCTGCTGGCCCGCGACACCGGTCCCCGGCTGGCGGCGCAGCTGCTGGTCTACCCGAACACCGACCAGACCGCGGAGCCGGCCGGTGACGACGACCCGCTGCTGTTCAACCGGCGCTCGGTCGCCTGGTACCGGTCGCACTACCTGGCCGACCCGGCCGACGCCCGGGACCCGCTCGCCTCGCCCCTGCTCGCCGACGACCTGGGCGGGCTGCCGCCGGCGCTGGTGGTGACCGCCGAGCACGACCCGCTGCGGGACGAGGGCGAGCGGTACGCCGACCGGCTCCGCGACGCCGGGGTGCCGACGATCCGCACCCGGTACGCGGGGATGGTCCACGGTTTCTTCGCGATGCCCGGCACCTTCGACGACGGCCGGCGCGCCCAGGACGAGGCCGCCGCGTTCCTGCGCGAGCGGTTCGGGCTCACGGTACCGGCGGTGGCGGCCCCGGTCGGGACGGTGACCGACCATGTCTGAGACGTCCCTGTCGAAGCCGGACGTGCCGCTGGGCGAGCCACCCGCTCCCGCCGGACTGGCCGACTTCGCGGACCTGGCGCGGGCGGTGCTACCGCCGGAGGTGTGGGACTTCGTCGACGGCGGCAGCGGTGCCGAGACCACGCTCGCGGCGAACCGTCGCGCCCTGGACCGGGTCGGCGTGCTGCCCCGCGTGCTGCGCGGCGTGGCCACCCCGCGCACCGAGGCTCGGCTGCTCGGCGCCACCCACGCGCTGCCGGTGGCGGTCGCACCGATGGCGTACCAGCGGCTGCTGCACCCCGACGGGGAGACCGCGCTCGCCGGCGCGGCCGGTGCCGCCGGCGTCCCGTACGTGGCGAGCACGTTGAGCAGCGCGCCGATCGAGGAGATCGCCGCCGCCGGCGGGACGGTCTGGTTCCAGCTCTACTGGCTGCGCGACCGGGGGCTCGTCACCGACCTGCTGGACCGGGCCCGGGCGGCGGGCTGCGCCGCGCTGGTGCTCACCGTGGACGTGCCGATCCTCGGCCGCCGGCTGCGCGACGTGCGCAACTCGTTCGCCATCCCGCCGCACGTCATCGCCGCGAACCTGCCCGCCGGCCGGGACGACCTGGCGCACGCCGCCACCCCGGGCGTGTCCGCCGTCGCCGCCCACACCGGCGAGGTCTTCGCGCCGGCGGTGACCTGGGCCGACCTGGACTGGCTGCGCGAGCGTACCCCGGTCCCGCTGGTGGTGAAGGGCGTCCTCGACCCGCGCGACGCCGTCCGCGCGGCGGAGGCCGGCGTGGACGCGGTGGTGGTCTCCAACCACGGCGGGCGGCAGCTCGACGGCGCACCGGCGAGTGCCGCCGCGCTGCCCGGGGTGGTCGAGGCGGTTGCCGGCCGGTGCGAGGTGCTGCTCGACAGCGGTGTCCGGGGCGGCGTCGACGTGTTGCGCGCGCTCGCCCTCGGCGCGCACGGCGTGCTGGTGGGCCGCCCGATGCTCTGGGCGCTCGCCGCCGGGGGCCGCTCCGGCGCCGAGACCGCGCTGTCGCTGCTGGCCGGCGAGTTCCGGGACGCGCTCGCGCTGGCCGGCTGCGCCGACCCGGCGGAGGCCCGGGACCTGCGGACGACGACGGTGGAGTGCGCATGACCGTGGACCTGCACGTGGCCGACCTGCACCCGGCCCTCGACGACGCCGCGCTGAACTCGATGAACTTCCTCAACGAGGTGGCGCAGCACTACCCGGATGCGGTGTCGCTGGCCGCCGGGCGGCCGTACGAGGAGTTCTTCGACGTCGCGGCGCTGCACCGGCACCTGGACACCTTCCGCCGGCACCTCGCCGACGACCTCGGGCAGACCCCGGAGCAGGTCCACCGCACCCTGCTCCAGTACGGGCGGACCAAGGGGATCGTCCACCACCTGGTCGCCCGCAACCTCGCCGTCGACGAGGGGCTGACGGTCGACCCGGAGGCCCTCGTCGTGACGGTCGGGTGCCAGGAGGCGATGTTCCTGGTGCTGCGGGCCCTGCGCGCCGGCCCGGACGACGTGGTGCTCGCCGTCGCACCGACGTACGTGGGGCTCACCGGGGCGGCGCGGCTGCTGGACCTGCCGGTGCGCCCGGTGGCCGGCGGGCCGTCCGGGGTGGACGCGGGTGACCTGCGTGCCGAGGTGCGGCGCGCCCGGGCCGAGGGGCTGCGCCCGCGCGCCTGCTACCTGATGCCGGACTTCGCCAACCCCTCGGGGACGAGCATCGGCGTGGCCGGGCGGCGCGCGTTGCTGGACCTGGCCGCCGAGGAGGACCTGCTGCTGGTCGAGGACAACCCGTACGGTCTCTTCCCGGCGGGGGACGCCCGGCGGCTGCCCACGCTCAAGGCGCTCGACACCGCTCGCCGGGTGGTCTACCTGGGCTCGTTCGCGAAGACGGTGCTGCCCGGCGCGCGGGTGGGCTACGTGGTGGCCGACCAGCGGGTGGCCGGTGCGGACGGCACGGTGGGCCTGTTCGCCGACCAGCTCGCCAAGATCAAGAGCATGGTCACGGTGAACACCTCGCCGATCGCCCAGGCGGTGGTCGGGGGTGCGCTGTTGGAGCACGGGTGCAGCCTGGTCGCCGCCACCGTCCGGGAGCGGGCCGCGTACACCCGGAACCTCCATCATTTGGTCGACGGCCTGGGGCGGCGCTTCCCGGCCGGGTCGCCGGTGCGGTGGACCGTGCCCACCGGCGGCTTCTTCGTGGTGGTGACCGTGCCGTTCCCGGTCGAGGACGCCCTGCTGCACCGCTCGGCCCGCGAGTTCGGGGTGCTGTGGACGCCGATGGCGCACTTCTACGACGACGGCACGCCGGTCCACGCGCTGCGGCTGTCGGTCAGCGCCGTCACCCCGGCCGAGATCGACGTCGGCCTGGACCGGTTGGCCGCGCTCGTCGCCGACGAGTCGGCCCGCCGGGGCGTCTCCGTCCCGGTCGGTTGACACACCGCGTTCACCGCACGGCAATGCGCTACCGCCCGCGTTCCGCCGTCCTCGGTGGACACTCATAATGATGGCCATGGTCACCTGGGAGTACGCCCTTCTGGTCCGCCGCTATCAGGGGCAGGGCCGCAATTTCCACGTCAGCTTCATCTGGTACGCCCCCGACGGGACGCGCCGGGACGTCACGGCGTACGGCGACACCGCGATCGCCCACCTCAACCGCGTCGGGCGTGAGGGGTGGGAGCTGGTCTCCGCGGCCGAGGACGTGAACAACGTGCAGGGCAGCACCGAGGTGCACCGCTACCACCTGAAGCGCCCGTTGGCGGAGGCCCCGTCCGGACGCTAGACAAGCGAACTGCGTTTCGTGAATAATGACGCGTAGTTCGATGGGGAGTACCCGACACCGACGCGCCGCCGTCAGTACGGCGCCGCCCGTTCCGTGCCGTGCCACGGGGCTGGCGGCCCCGGCGGCGCGGGCCGCCGCGCCGGCGGTCCGGGGAGACCGTCGGCCGGAACGCCGGCGATCCGCGCCGGCCGGTCGAGGGGAGTCGGGATGTCCCTGTCCGTTCCTTGGTGGGCCTGGCTGGCGCTGACCGCCGGCATCGCGCTGATGCTCGCGGTCGACCTGTTTCTGCACCGGGACAACCACGTCATCGAGTTCCGCGAGGCGGCGGTCTGGTCCGCCGTCTGGGTCGCGGCCGGCCTCGCCTTCGGCATCCTGCTGTGGTGGTGGCAGGGCGACGAGGCGGCCGGCGCCTACTACGCGGGTTACCTGATCGAGAAGGCGCTCTCGGTCGACAACGTCTTCGTCTTCGCGCTCGTCTTCACGTACTTCGCGGTCCCGGCCGCGTACCAGCACAAGGTGCTCTTCTGGGGCGTGGTCGGCGCGCTCGGATTCCGGCTGGTGTTCATCTTCGTCGGCGCCGAACTGCTGGAGACGTTCTTCTGGACGGCGTACGTCTTCGGCGCGTTCCTCGTCTGGACCGGCTGGAAGATGGCCTTCCGCCACGACGAGGAGGTCCACCCCGAGCGCAACCTGGTGGTGCGGCTGGTCCGCCGGCTGATCCCGACCGATCCCCGCTACCACGGCGAGCGGTTCTTCACCCGCGTCGACGGCCGGCGTGTCGCCACCCTGCTGTTCGTCGTCCTGATCGCGGTCGAGGCGACCGACCTCATCTTCGCCATCGACTCGGTCGCCGCCGTCCTCGCCATCACCACCAGCACGTTCATCGTCTGGACCGCGAACGCCTTCGCCGTGCTGGGCCTGCGCAGCCTCTACTTCTGCCTCGCCGGGCTGCTGCGCCGGTTCACCAAGCTGCACTACGGGCTGGCGGTGCTGCTCGCCTTCGCCGGCGTGAAGCTGATCCTCTCCGAGACGCCGGTCGGCAAGCTGCCCATCCCGGTGACCCTCGGCGTCATCGTGGTGACCCTCGCCGTGTCGATCGGGTGGAGCCTCGTCGCCACCCGCGACGCGCGGCCGGTCGACGCCGATCGGTGACCCGACTGAACCCCTCCCGGCCGGCGGCCGTGTCAACTAGGGTCTGACGTGATCTTGTCGACGAGGGAGTCGGAGGACATGAGAGTTCGGCTGCTGGCGGCTGCTGCGAGCACCCTTCTCCTGCCGGTCGCGGTCCCCACGGCGGCCGCGGCCGCGCCGGGGCGTACCGCCGTCGCCCCCGATGTGCCGTGCCCGCGGGTGGCCGTGCCGGCGCCCGCGCCGTCGCGTCCGCCCCGCCCGACGCCGCCCCCGGCGGTCGCCGAGGACCGGGCGGTGGGCGGGGCGGCGCTGGCCACCGAGGGCCTCGTCGTCCCGTCCGGCGCGCCCCGGCCGCCGGGCGTGACCGCGACGTCGTGGCTCGTCGCCGACCTGGACACGGGACAGGTGCTGGGCGCCTGCGGCCCGCACGAGCACGCCACCCCGGCGAGCGTGCAGAAGTTGCTGCTGGCCGCCGCCGTGCTGCCGCGCCTCGATCCGGAGCAGGTCGTCACCGTGACCCGGGAGGACCTCGACATCGAACCGGGCTCCTCGGCGGTCGGCCTGGTCGTCGGCGGGCGCTACCGGGTCGAGACGGTCTGGCTCGGCCTGCTGCTCCAGTCCGGGAACGAGGCGGCGAACGTGCTCGCCCGCCTCGGCGGCGGCGCCGACGGCCGGGCCGGCGGCGTCCGGGCGATGAACGAACTCGCCCGCCACCTGGGCGCCCGGCAGACGCATGCGGTCACCCCGTCCGGACTGGACGGGCGGGGGCAGTTCACCAGCGCGTACGACCTCGCCCTGATCGCCCGGGTCTGCTTCGCCGACCCCACCTTCCGGCGGTACGCGCTGACCGGGACGCACCAGATCCCCGCGCAGAGCCGGCCCCGCACGAAGGGTTTCCAGATTCAGAACGAGAACCCGCTCATCCGCCGCTACCCGGGCGCCCTCGGCGGCAAGACGGGCTTCACCGACCTGGCCCGCCACACGTACGTGGGAGCGGCCGAGCGGAACGGCCGGCGGCTCGTCGTCACGGTGCTGGGCGCCGAGTCCCGACCCGCCCGGGGCTGGGAGCAGGGTGCCGCCCTGCTCGACTGGGGCTTCGCCCTGCCCCGGGACGCCGCCGTCGGCCGGCTGGTCGAGCCGGGTGAGCTGGACGCCGCGGCGTCCGCCGCGCCACCGGCCGCCGGGGACGCCGCCCGTCGGGTGGCCGCCGGTGATCCGCTCCCCGAGGGGCTGACCGGGCCGGGGCCGCTGATCGTCGCGGCGGTGGCCGGGCTGGCCGGCCTGCTGACGCTGGTGGTGCGCTCGGCCCGGTCACCCCGGAGACGCCGCCGGGGCCGGCGCCGCGCCTGACCGCCGAAAGTTCCGTCGCTCTACCGGAAGCGTTCCGGCGGGGTGGGGAGGGCTCAGGAACCCGGTGGAGGGGCGGAGCTGTCCCGGACGACGAGCTCGGTGGCGAGCTCCACCCGGGGTGAGTCGATGGTCTCGCCCTGCGCCAGCCGCAGCGCCGTCCGCGCCGCCAGCCGCCCCATCTCGACGAGGGGCTGGCGGACGGTGGTCAGCGGCGGCGACGCCCACCGGGCCTCGGGCAGGTCGTCGAAGCCGACCACGCTGACGTCGTCCGGCACGCGCCGGCCCCGGCGGCGGATCGCCTCGTACACCCCGAACGCCATCTGGTCGCTGGCCGCGAAGATCGCCGTCGGCGGGTCGTCGAGGTCGAGCAGGGCCGTCCCGGCGGCGAATCCGGAGGCGTGGTAGAAGTCCCCGGGCCGTACCAGGCGGTCGTCCACCGCCACCCCGGCCGCCTCCAGCGCGGCGCGGTGCCCGTCCAGGCGGGCCCGGCTGCACAGCAGGTGCGGCGGGCCGGCGACGAAGCCGATCCGCCGGTGCCCCAGGGAGAGCAGGTGCTCGGTGGCGGCGAGCCCGCCCGCCCAGTTGGTCGCGCCGACCGTCGGCACGTCGGTGGCCGGAACACCGGCCGGGTCGACCACCACCACCGGCACGTTGAGCCGGCGCAGTTGCGCGTGCAGCGGCGGGCTCAGGTGCGAGGTCACGAAGATGACGCCGTCGGTGGCCCGGGCCCGCAGGTTCTGCAACCACTGCCGGGCGGATGCCGGCTGGCGGTGGATCGCCGAGACGACGGTGCCGACGCCGGCGCCGTGCCCGACGTCCTCGACACCCCGGATGATCTCCACGGCCCAGGGGCTGTCCAGGTCGTTGAAGACCAGGTCGAGCAGGCCGGCGCGGTGCACGGTGCGGTTGCCCGGCCGCCGGTAGCCGTGATGGCGCAGCAGTTCCTCGACGCGCTCCCGGGTCTCCGGTGCCACGTCGGACCGTCCGTTGAGCACCCGGGAGACGGTCGGCACCGAGACGCCGGCCTCCCGCGCGATCGCGGTGATGGTCACCCTGCGTCCCTCGTCCGTGTCCACCCGCGCCTCCTTCACCGACCGGGAAGACCGGCCAGGCATCACCGCAGCTCCGGAACGGCTCGCCCGTCCCACGGTCATCTTGCCCCACGGATGGGGGTTGACGACATGCCGGGGCGGTTCTAGCGTGCGAGCAAGTTACGGAAACGTTCCGGAAGTTTATCGGACACCTTTCGGTCCGCCCACCCCCAACCCCCACCAACGAAAGGCCTCGATATGAGACTACGATCGCGGCTCGCCCGCGCCGTCGCGGTCGGCGCCGCCCTCGCCCTGACACTGCCGCTGGCCGCCTGCGGTGGCGACGACGCGGGCGGTGAAGCGGACCAGATCCGCATCCTGGTGTACGGCGACGCCACCAACAAGGTGGAGACGCAGATCGTCGAGACGTTCAACAAGACCTCGAAGGTCAAGGCCGTCCTGGACACCATCCCCGGCGCCGACTACCAGACGAAGCTCCAGACGATCATCAACACCAACCAGGCGCCGGACGTGTTCTTCAACTGGGGCGGCGGCAGCATCGCGCCGTTCGTCAAGGCCGACCTGCTCCTACCGCTCGACGACATGATCGCCAAGGACCCGGGTCTGAAGGAGAACTTCCTGCCCTCGGTGTTCGACAGCGCCGTGGTCGACGGCAAGGCGTACGGGATCCCGATGCGGGGCACGCAGCCGGTGCTGCTCTTCCACAACAAGAAGGTCCTCGCCGACGCGGGGCTCACGCCGCCGAAGACCTGGGACGACCTGCTCAACGCGGTCAACGTCCTCAAGGCCAAGAAGATCACCCCGATCGCGCTCGGCGGCGGCGACCGGTGGCCGACCCAGATGTGGTACCAGTACCTCTACGACCGGGTGGCCGGCCCCGAGCTGTTCCGCTCGGCGCTCGGCGGTGACAAGAGCGTCTGGGAGAGCGCCGAGAGCCGCCGGGCCCTCGACCTGATGCGCCAGCTCACCGACGCCGGCGCCTTCGGCACCAACTTCGACTCCGTGAAGTGGACCGACCAGGGCTCGCCGACCCTGCTGGCCACCGGCAAGGCCGGTTTCGAGCTGATGGGCTCGTGGGCGTACTCCACCCACCAGGACTCCAAGCCGGAGTTCGCCAAGAACGACCTCGGGTGGACCGCCTTCCCCAGCATCCCCGGCGGCAAGGGCGACCCGCGCAACGTGGCGGGCAACACCAACAACTTCTACTCGGTGCTGAAGAAGACCAAGCACCCGGAGGCCGTGGCCGAGTTCCTCAAGCTCATGTACTCCGACGAGTTCGTCCAGGCGCAGCTCGGCATCGGCAACCTGCCCACCACCGTCAACACCGAGAAGTTCCTCGACACCGCGGGGAACCCGGAGTACTCGAAGTTCCAGTTCGAGTTGGTGAAGCAGGCGCCGTCGTTCCAGCTCTCCTGGGACCAGGCGTACCCGCCGGCCGCCACCACCACCATCCACCAGGCGGTGCAGCAGTACACCAACGGGCGGATGGACGCCGACGGCTTCATCAAGGCCATGCAGTCGCTCCAGGCCGGCTGACGGATGGCCGCCACCACCCTCGCGCCCCGGGCCACCACCGGGGAGCGGCGGGCCGTGCGACGCCCGGGCGGCGGGGTGATGCTCGCCCGCCCGGGCTTCGCCTGGGCCCTGCCCGCCACGCTGTTCTTCGCCTTCTTCGCGCTCGTCCCGCTCGTCCTGGTGGTCGTCCTGTCCCTCACCAGCTGGGCCGGCATCGGCGACGTCGAGTACGTGGGCCTCGCCAACTGGCGGCGGTTGGCCGACGACCCGGTGATGATCGACAGCCTCTGGCTCAGCCTGCTGCTCACCGCTCTCGGCGTGGCCGTGCAGACCCCGCTCAGCCTGCTCACCGGTGTCTGGGCCGCAGGCCGGCAGCGCAACCGGGCGGTGCTGTCGGCGATCTTCTTCCTGCCGCTGCTGCTGTCCGCCACCGCCGTGTCGGTGCTGTGGCGGGCACTGCTCGACCCGAACTTCGGCGTGCCCGGCCAGGCGCGCTGGCTCTTCGGCGACGGCAACCTCTTCGGCAGCCGGGCCGGTGCGCTCGCCGTCCTGGTCTTCGTGGCCAGCTGGCAGTACATCCCGTTCCACGCGCTGATCTACCAGGGCGCGGCCCGCACCATCCCGGCGGTGCTCTACCAGGCGGCCGAGATCGACGGGGCCGGACGGTGGCACCAGTTCTGGCACGTCACGCTGCCCCAACTGCGCAACGCGATGATCACCTCGTTGGTCATCATGGTGGTCGGCGGGCTGACCACCTTCGAGACCGTCCTCATCCTCACCCAGGGCGGGCCGGGCACCGACACCACCATCACCGCCTACTACATGTACCAGCAGGCGTTCCGCAGCTTCGACTTCGGCGCCGGCGCCGCCATCGCCCTGCTGCTGGTCGTGTCGGCCACGGTCATCTCGCTGATCATGGTCCGGGCCTCCGGCTACGACAAGATGCGCTCCACCTTGGAGGGGCTGTGACGCGGCACCGTCCGAACTGGCTGGCCGGGATCGGCGCGGTCGCCTGGCTGCTCGTCGTCGGCGTGCCGATCTACGTCATGCTGTCGATCACCGTGCAGACCCGCGAGGGTTACGGCGACAACGGCCCGATCTCCCTGCCGGACACCTTCACCCTCGACAACTACACCGGGGTGTTCGCCCAAGGCTTCGGGCGCTACTTCCTGAACACCATCGTGGTGACCGCCAGCGTGGTGGCGATCGTGCTGCTGCTCGTCACGCCGCTCGCGTACGCCATCGTGCGCAGCCGCAGCCGCCTCACCGGGCACGTGTTCCGGCTGTTCCTGCTCGGCCTGGCGATCCCCGCGCACGCGGTCGTCGTACCGATCTTCTACCTGATCAGCACGACCGGCCTCTACGACAACCTGCTCGGCGTCATCCTGCCCACGGCCGCGTTCGCCCTGCCGATCTGCGCGCTGATCCTCAGCGGCGCCATGCGGGACATCACCCCGGACCTGTACGAGGCGATGGCCATCGACGGCGCGACGCCGACCCGGGTCTTCCTGCGCCTGGTGCTGCCCCTGTCCCGGGGCGGCATCTCCACCATCGCCGTCTTCTCCGCCCTCCAGGCGTGGAACGGCTTCCTCTTCCCGCTCGTGCTCACCCAGTCCGACTCGACCAAGGTCATCACCCTTGGTCTGTACAACTTCCAGACGCAGTACGGCATCGACATCCCCGGGCTGATGGCCGCGGTGGTGCTGTCCATGGTGCCGGTCCTGCTCGTGTACCTGACCGCCCGCCGGGCCCTCATCCAGGGCCTGATGGGCGTGGGGGGAAAGTGACCGCCACGTGACCCTGGACATCGAATCCGGCGCCGCCACCTGGGCCGACCCCGCCCTCGACATCGACACCCGCGTCGACGCGCTGGTCGCCGCGATGACCCTGCCGGAGAAGCTCGCCCAGCTGTACGGCGTGTGGGTCGGCGCGTCCGCCGACGGCGGCGAGGTCGCCCCCCACCAGCACGAGATGGAGGAACCGGTCGACCTCGACGGCCTGCTGGACGTGGGGCTCGGCCAGCTCACCCGCCCGTTCGGCACCGCGCCGGTCGACCCGGCGCTCGGCGCGCTGTCGCTGCTGCGCACGCAGCAACGGATCGTGGCCGCCAACCGCTTCGGCATCCCGGCGGTGGCCCACGAGGAGTGCCTCGCCGGCTTCGCCGCGTGGGGCGCGACCGCGTACCCGGTGCCGCTGTCCTGGGGGGCCACCTTCGACCCCGACCTGATCCGCCGGATGGCCACCACGATCGGCGCCGACCTGCGCCGGGTCGGCGTGCACCAGGGCCTCGCACCGGTCCTCGACGTGGTGCGCGACGCCCGCTGGGGCCGGGTGGAGGAGACCATCGGCGAGGACCCGTACCTGGTCGGCACCATCGGCACCGCGTACGTGCAGGGCCTCGAGTCGGCCGGGGTGGTGGCCACCCTCAAGCACTTCGTGGGCTACTCCGCATCCCGGGGCGGCCGCAACCACGCCCCGGTGGGGATGGGCATCCGCGAGCGCGCCGACGTGATGCTCCCGCCGTTCGAGATGGCGATCCGGGAGAGCGGCGTCCGGTCGGTGATGGCCGCGTACACCGACACCGACGGCGTGCCGTCGACGGCCGACGAGGCGCTGCTGACCGGGCTGCTACGGGAAACGTGGGGCTTCGACGGCACGGTGGTGGCCGACTACTTCGGCATCGCCTTCCTGCGCACCACGCAGGGTGTGGCCGGCAGCTGGGACGAGGCCGCCGCGGCGGCCCTCGCCGCCGGCGTGGACGTCGAGCTGCCCACGGTCCGCACGTTCGGCGCGCCCCTGCGGGAGGCGCTCGACGCCGGCCGGGTGCCGGAGGCCCTGGTCGACCGCGCGGTACGCCGGGTGCTGCGGCAGAAGGCGCAGCTCGGTCTCCTCGACCCCGACTGGAGCCCGGTGCCGCCGGCCCTGGCCGGGACCGATCTCGCCGACCCGGACGCCCTGCGGGGCCGCCTCGACCTCGACCCGCCGGCCAACCGGGCCCTCGCCCGCGAGGTCGCCGAGCGGGCCGTCGTCCTGCTCGCGAACGACGGCACCCTGCCGCTGCACCGGCCGGCGCGCCTCGCGCTGGTCGGCCCGCAGGCGCGGCAGCGCACCGCCGTGCTCGGCTGCTACTCGTTCCCCGCCCACGTCGGGGCGCACCACCCGGAGGTGCCGCTCGGCATCGACCTGCCCACCCTGGCGGAGGCTCTGCGCCGCGAGTTCCCGGACAGCGAGCTGGTCACCGTGACCGGGGTCGCGGTCGACGGCGACGACGTCACCGGGGTGCCGGCCGCGGTCGCGGCGGCCCGCGACGCCGACGTGGTGATCGCGGCCCTCGGCGACCGGGCCGGGCTGTTCGGCCGCGGCACCAGCGGCGAGGGCTGCGACGCGGAGTCGCTGGCCCTGCCCGGGGCGCAGCAGCGGCTGCTCGACGCGCTCCTCGACACCGGCACGCCGGTGGTGGTGACACTGCTGGCCGGCCGCCCGTACGCGCTGGGTCGCGCCGTCGACGAGGCCGCCGCGGTCGTGCAGTCGTTCTTCCCCGGCGAGGAGGGCACCCCGGCGATCGCCGGTGTCCTCAGTGGCCGGGTCGACCCGTCCGGGCGGCTGCCGGTGAGCGTGCCGCGCCGGCCGGGCGCGCAGCCGTCCACCTACCTGAGCCCCCGGCTGGGGCAGGCGAACGGGGTGTCCAACGTCGACCCGACGCCGGCGTACGGCTTCGGTCACGGCCTGACGTACACCACCTTCGCCTGGACCGACCTGGTGGTGGACGTGCCGGCGGCGGCCACCGACGGCGAGCTGCGGCTGCACTTCACCTTGGCCAACACCGGCGACCGCGCGGGGAGCGAGGTCGTGCAGGTCTACGCCCACGACCCGGTGGCGTCCGTCGTGCAGCCCGTGCAGCGACTGGTCGGCTACCGCCGGATCCCCCTCGAACCCGGCGCGGCGTGCCGGGTCGAGGTCACCGTGCCGGCCGACCTGTTCGCGTTCACCGGGCGTGACGGGCGCCGTGTCGTCGAGCCGGGCGCGCTCGAGCTGCGGCTCGCGGCGTCCAGCACCGACCCGCGGCTGGTCGCGGCCGTCAGCCTGCACGGCCCGGCCCGGCACGTCGACCACCGCCGTGCCCTGCACCCCGGCTTCACGGTGACGCCCGCCCCGGCGGCCGGTTGACCGGCGTGTACACCGACGTCCCGGAGGAGCGGCTGCGGGCCCACCGTGGCGCCGTCACCGACCCGGAGGACTTCGACCTCTTCTGGGCCGACACCATCGGCGCGGCCCGGCTGGCCGGATGGCCGGTCCGGGCCGAGCCGGTGGCGACCGGGCTGACGACCGTCGAGGTGTACGACGTGACCTTCGCCGGGTACGCGGGCCAGCCCGTGCGGGCCTGGCTCCGGCTCCGGCTGCCCGCGGGCTGGCGCTGGCCGCCGCCGCCCTGGCGCCGGGGGTGCGGGCGGTCGTGGCCCGGGGTGCCGTTCCTCTGCGACATCCCGCACGCCGTGGTCAGCACCGACGCCTACCCGTACCGGGAGATCCGCGACTACCTGGCGGTCCACCGCGACGCCGAGGACCGGGTGCTCGCCACCCTCGCCTACGTCGACGGGGTGAACTTCGCCCGGCGCTGCCGGCTGCCGGCCCGCTTCTCCGTCGCGCTGATGGACGACATCGTGCCGCCGTCGACGGTCTTCGCCGCCGTCAACGCCTGGCGCGGCCCCAGCGAGCTGTCGGTGTGGCGGTA
This region includes:
- a CDS encoding alpha-hydroxy acid oxidase, whose amino-acid sequence is MSETSLSKPDVPLGEPPAPAGLADFADLARAVLPPEVWDFVDGGSGAETTLAANRRALDRVGVLPRVLRGVATPRTEARLLGATHALPVAVAPMAYQRLLHPDGETALAGAAGAAGVPYVASTLSSAPIEEIAAAGGTVWFQLYWLRDRGLVTDLLDRARAAGCAALVLTVDVPILGRRLRDVRNSFAIPPHVIAANLPAGRDDLAHAATPGVSAVAAHTGEVFAPAVTWADLDWLRERTPVPLVVKGVLDPRDAVRAAEAGVDAVVVSNHGGRQLDGAPASAAALPGVVEAVAGRCEVLLDSGVRGGVDVLRALALGAHGVLVGRPMLWALAAGGRSGAETALSLLAGEFRDALALAGCADPAEARDLRTTTVECA
- a CDS encoding TerC family protein; the protein is MSVPWWAWLALTAGIALMLAVDLFLHRDNHVIEFREAAVWSAVWVAAGLAFGILLWWWQGDEAAGAYYAGYLIEKALSVDNVFVFALVFTYFAVPAAYQHKVLFWGVVGALGFRLVFIFVGAELLETFFWTAYVFGAFLVWTGWKMAFRHDEEVHPERNLVVRLVRRLIPTDPRYHGERFFTRVDGRRVATLLFVVLIAVEATDLIFAIDSVAAVLAITTSTFIVWTANAFAVLGLRSLYFCLAGLLRRFTKLHYGLAVLLAFAGVKLILSETPVGKLPIPVTLGVIVVTLAVSIGWSLVATRDARPVDADR
- a CDS encoding alpha/beta hydrolase; amino-acid sequence: MSLHPQAEAYRAARAAAGTPPLYTQTLAEARAADLAAIRAGSGVVEPVHEVRDTHVPGPAGDVPVRIHRPAGPGPLPTLLWFFGGGWTLGSVDTADGICRRLANAVPCQVVTVGYRLAPEAPFPAAVHDCHAALRFVAAHPVEFGADPERLAVGGDSAGGNLAAAVTLLARDTGPRLAAQLLVYPNTDQTAEPAGDDDPLLFNRRSVAWYRSHYLADPADARDPLASPLLADDLGGLPPALVVTAEHDPLRDEGERYADRLRDAGVPTIRTRYAGMVHGFFAMPGTFDDGRRAQDEAAAFLRERFGLTVPAVAAPVGTVTDHV
- a CDS encoding PLP-dependent aminotransferase family protein; amino-acid sequence: MRRPGGGPGPADDDGGVRMTVDLHVADLHPALDDAALNSMNFLNEVAQHYPDAVSLAAGRPYEEFFDVAALHRHLDTFRRHLADDLGQTPEQVHRTLLQYGRTKGIVHHLVARNLAVDEGLTVDPEALVVTVGCQEAMFLVLRALRAGPDDVVLAVAPTYVGLTGAARLLDLPVRPVAGGPSGVDAGDLRAEVRRARAEGLRPRACYLMPDFANPSGTSIGVAGRRALLDLAAEEDLLLVEDNPYGLFPAGDARRLPTLKALDTARRVVYLGSFAKTVLPGARVGYVVADQRVAGADGTVGLFADQLAKIKSMVTVNTSPIAQAVVGGALLEHGCSLVAATVRERAAYTRNLHHLVDGLGRRFPAGSPVRWTVPTGGFFVVVTVPFPVEDALLHRSAREFGVLWTPMAHFYDDGTPVHALRLSVSAVTPAEIDVGLDRLAALVADESARRGVSVPVG
- a CDS encoding D-alanyl-D-alanine carboxypeptidase family protein, which produces MRVRLLAAAASTLLLPVAVPTAAAAAPGRTAVAPDVPCPRVAVPAPAPSRPPRPTPPPAVAEDRAVGGAALATEGLVVPSGAPRPPGVTATSWLVADLDTGQVLGACGPHEHATPASVQKLLLAAAVLPRLDPEQVVTVTREDLDIEPGSSAVGLVVGGRYRVETVWLGLLLQSGNEAANVLARLGGGADGRAGGVRAMNELARHLGARQTHAVTPSGLDGRGQFTSAYDLALIARVCFADPTFRRYALTGTHQIPAQSRPRTKGFQIQNENPLIRRYPGALGGKTGFTDLARHTYVGAAERNGRRLVVTVLGAESRPARGWEQGAALLDWGFALPRDAAVGRLVEPGELDAAASAAPPAAGDAARRVAAGDPLPEGLTGPGPLIVAAVAGLAGLLTLVVRSARSPRRRRRGRRRA